ATTATCGGTTATACGCAGGGCAAGGGAAACCGCGAAGAGCTTTTTGGAGCACTCCAACTCGGATATAATAATGGCAGCGGCTTGCAATATGTCGGAAAAGTCGGTACCGGCTTCGATACCAAGATGATGAAAAGCGTCTTCTCTGAACTGAAGAAAATCAAAAAAGCTCCAAGAGCCGTGGCAGAAAAACCGATAGACGACGCTAAAACCGTATGGATTGAGCCGAAACTTTTCTGTGAAATCCAGTATGCTTCGATGACGCCAAACGGGACTTACCGCGAGCCGGTGTTTGTGCGGCTGCGGCCGGATTTGGCGTCTGAATAAGTATACGACCCAATTTTTTGCTTGATTTTCGGGGACTTTTTTCTTTCCTTTAGAAATTATAGAGATTAGTAACAACCTCGGAGGTGATTTATGAGAGCAATCTGGAAAGGGCACATCCGGTTTTCACTGGTGACGATTCCGGTGCGCATTTACAACGCGATTGAAACTTCGGAAACCATTCGCTTCAATCAGCTGCACAAAGAAGACAACGGCCCGATTGGCTATGAAAAAAAGTGCAAGAAATGCAACGAAGTGGTCAAGAACGAAGACATCGTGAAAGGGTACAAATATGAGCCGGATCAATACGTCATTATAGAAAATGAAGACTTCGACAAGGTGAAGCTCAAAAGCACCAAAATTATCGAAATCGAAGGGTTTGTAAATGCTTCAGAGGTTCCTCACACTCTTTTCAACACCCCCTATTTTGCCGGACCCGACGGTGAAGTAGCGGAAAAAGCTTACACGCTGCTTTGTCAAACATTGAAAAAAAGCGGCAAAATGGGCATCGGACGGGTGGTGTTGCGCGACCGCGAAAATGTCATGCTCATGACCGCACAGGAAAACGGCATTATGTTGTATCGGCTTCGTTACCCCAAGGAAGTTCGCAATATTCAAGACGTGCCGATGCTAAACGGCATGGTTGCTAATCCTGAAGAGTTAAAGCTGGCACAAACCCTCGTTGATTCCATGACCACATCATTCGACAAAATTGAGCTGCAGGATCGCTATAAAGGCGCGCTTCGGGATATGATCCTGGCGAAAATAGACGGACAGGAAGTTGTCACCGTAGTGGAAGAAGAGAAGCCCGTTGTGGATATCATGACCGCTTTGAAAGAGAGCATCGATCAGGCAAAAGACGAGAAGAAACCGATGAAAAAAGCTACCGGCAAGAAGAAAGACGCTGCGGTAGCAAAACCCTCGAAAGCCAAGAAACAGAAAATAGCATAAAAATCGAGGAGCGAGAAGCGAAGAGCGAAACATGAATAAAAGTGAAAAATATCATGGGTAAGATTTTACACTTACCTGCAACTCAACATGTAAAGCTCGGTTTCGAGCGGGTCAAAGTTAAAAAAGGGCGGAAAAAAGACCCGGAAAAGCATGGGCAGATGAACATGTTTTCGCCTGCTTCGGAACAGCACCCGGCCCGTATTGTCAGTCTGCCTTCGAGATTTAGCCCATTTGAAGAAGCGTTGCTATTGGATGAACGCGGCGAAAAGAAGGCAGCCGAATCCTACGAGAAAGCCATCTCCAATGGTGATTCCGTGGCTGACGCTTATTGTAACCTCGGAATTTTAGAATCAAAAGCCGGCAAAACAGAAAAGGCATTCGACTGTTTTACCAAATCATTAAAAGAAGACCCCCGTCACTTAGAATCCCACTACAATCTCGCCAACCTTTATTTCGATATGGACAACCTCCGCCTCGCGCAGCAGCATTATGAAATTGCCACTCAAATCGATCCCAAGTTTCCGAATATTTA
The sequence above is a segment of the candidate division KSB1 bacterium genome. Coding sequences within it:
- a CDS encoding Ku protein produces the protein MRAIWKGHIRFSLVTIPVRIYNAIETSETIRFNQLHKEDNGPIGYEKKCKKCNEVVKNEDIVKGYKYEPDQYVIIENEDFDKVKLKSTKIIEIEGFVNASEVPHTLFNTPYFAGPDGEVAEKAYTLLCQTLKKSGKMGIGRVVLRDRENVMLMTAQENGIMLYRLRYPKEVRNIQDVPMLNGMVANPEELKLAQTLVDSMTTSFDKIELQDRYKGALRDMILAKIDGQEVVTVVEEEKPVVDIMTALKESIDQAKDEKKPMKKATGKKKDAAVAKPSKAKKQKIA
- a CDS encoding tetratricopeptide repeat protein, whose product is MGKILHLPATQHVKLGFERVKVKKGRKKDPEKHGQMNMFSPASEQHPARIVSLPSRFSPFEEALLLDERGEKKAAESYEKAISNGDSVADAYCNLGILESKAGKTEKAFDCFTKSLKEDPRHLESHYNLANLYFDMDNLRLAQQHYEIATQIDPKFPNIYFNLGLVLAINENLQEAVDVLVRYQKLVPKEEGCKADELLASLKSSVAVQK